CGGCTTGACATTGTGTTATTCCTGATAAATTGGGATGGTTTTATTCATCAACTGAGGAAATTTTACAATAAGAATGCAGCCCAGGATGCTAACCTGGGAAAATGTAGCATGGACCAGATATTCTCACTCATTCCTTTTGCTGATTACAATAGTTAGGAAGCATCTTCAAAATGCCCTTCAAAGAGGgccaaaaagcaaaaaacataTGTTTAAGTGAAGGAAAGTACTGAATGGAAAGCATGTCCGATAAAACCATCATCATCCAGATAGGTACAATACGATGGTTAGTCAGGATGAGTTAAAGGACCGCATGTTTGAAAGACTCGAGAAGCCTTGACACAACAGACTTCCTTGAGTGAATCTTTAGTCTCTTCTGCACACCACTACCCTTGCCTCGTTCCCGGGTGCAGTAATTCCCCCCACTGCGCACGCATAATCCTAAATAGTGCCCCACATTCTATCGCTCTACAGTCATCTGGAGTGCAAGATCCCTTCACAGCACTGACTGGTATGACCTGAGCAGGTGAACTCCACCAGGATGCCCTGCCCCGCAACCCTTTCTCCAAGGCAGGCAGCCCATAGGGCCTCGTCCCCTTCCGCGCAAGCAGCACCTTTCACGCAATCCACGCGAAGAAACCCTCTCAGGGCCTCAGCGAAGACCCCACCCCAAGATCCACCCTGCTCTCCCAACGCCAGAACTTCCCTCCTAAGCATCAAAGACTTGAGATACCTTCACCCCAGCCCCCACCCTGGGATCAGCCTCGCCCACCCAGCCCGATGCCCAGCGGGGCAAGTTCTCACCCAgaggccaccgccgccgccgctgcctccTCCTAGATCAGCGCCGTGCGAAAGGATTTGCAGGGAAAGTAGGCGCGGCCAAACATGGTCACACCCAACTCGATCTGCTTAACCCTGCCTTTATTATACTCTTGCCGGATCCGTGGAGGATTTGGAGGTGGAGCAAGCGGGAACGTGAATCGGGCGTGAGCCGTTCTTACTCTCCTCGATCACAATGTGCTTTTGCTGCGCAACGCCAGATCTGTTCTGCTCGGCGGTTCCACAGCCTTTTGCGGAGAGAACGGGCGCTTACCAAAATTGCGCTGCCAAAATGGTTCCTTTACATTGGAGCCTTCTTTTTTTCACTCCCAGCACTGACCCCGATATGCATTTTAGACTACTACGTTAAAAGGTGATCTGAAAAGTGGGTTCAGAAGTGCCAACAAAAGGCCTTAATTATATCACATTGCGTTATTGATTATAAGTATGTCTCTACGTTAGAGGTATTAATTATAttacattaattaattatatcACTACAGATGTTCAGATTGTGAGGTTTCATTTTAGTTCACAGCATTTAAGAGCTTACCCAAAATATCTGCAAGCCTGCTTCATGAATTGAAATAAATATTCTCTTTCTACCAACAGCATAAAATACTTCAAATATTGTCCAGTGTCAATTCACATTTCCAAGCTTTTGCTAAAACAAATAACATTTGTACATTTGGAATTATTATAGCTGCATTGCTCATAAATTATTAACAAGTTGCGAATCTTGCTTGAATCTTATCCCTACTTTGGATATGGGAAGATAGGGCTTTGTTTAATACTCTACTGGCTGTCTTCAACAGACACATTCATACAACATGCTAAGCTTATTTTCACTGTAACTTCGCAGGTTTTTTTGTAATTTGTGTGAATCACCCTGTTCAGTTTATGATTATATATTGTATGAACCCAAAACAAGAATTTAGTAATCAGTTAAATGTGTGAACACAGCATTGAATCAGATCTAGATACATCAAGCTCAGTCTGCTAGCTTCAACATAACTATTTAAGAAATCTCTCAAAAGTAATAGAGTGGCCTGTCGAAAGATATTAGACTGCAATTCTTCACATATTATCCTGCCAGTAAACTCTATAACGGCAATATTCATTTAGTCCACAGCAATGTGCATTCTTCCAGTCCTTAAGTTGGCAGCAAAATATGCAGGCCTTAAGTAATGTCACAACCCTACTCATGAGTGAGGCTGACAGATGAAGGTATCTTaacagtttttattaattttattcccTCCCACCTATCATTGCCTGCCACCTAAACACCAACTGCTGCTTTTAACACATGGCGGAGTGGTCTTGGCAGCTGTGGGTGGGCATTTGAGATAAAAGCTTTGGCTACATTTCAAATGGCTCAAGTGACACGCATGGATGACTTTCAAGTTGCAAAATggcactccccccctcccccaaacaatAGAAAGTCCAGCCATGCAAAGCCCTTGTCGGCAGAAGACTGAATAACATCTAAAGCAAACATCTGACAGAACCCTGCTTTTTCCCATTTCTGTATGGCAGGATTGGCACTGTTgtcaaaaaacaaaaatcctgTACACAGGCCTAGAACTCTTTCAAAAGAATGCTAACTCAAGAATATAAGGAGCTTGCATAATGCCTGATGGATGTTTTTTGAAACACACTGCATCCAGGGTGCTTTTAGATACATAAGAGTTTCTCCTGCAACCCAGGCCAAAATGACTATGTAAGGCAGTATCTAGTGATCAGAGCAAAGTAGGTATGCATACATCTGTTTCAAAGAGCCAGTGAAACCTCATCaaccagaagttgtagattattTGGCAAGACTTGTTTTGGGGAGACAGAAGAcactataaatattttgaaactaGAACTTCGTAAAATGAATCAAATGTTTCTCTATGGTGGGCACCCTGGAGGTAACTTCATGAAACATGAAGATGTCTGGAACATGAGTCATGGCAACTGTCCCTTTCTTTTTAGTTCGAAATGTTTTGCTGCTTATTCAAATAGCTTCTTCAGTCCAAGCAAGTTGGTTAGGGGGACCCCATATATGTCCTCCAGGGAGATTTCATTTCTCACAATTTGGATAGGCTCCTTAGGTGAATAGGCAGAGAGTTGTTGGAATATAAATGCTCCAACTCCTAAATCCTTTACATAAGTGGGTCATTAAGTGTGGCCTTCCTGCTGAACCGGTTATTTTAATTTTCGTGGGGACTGATGCAAGAGCAGCATTAAAAAATGGGAGACAGGTGTCTGAGACCTCCACCTTTATTAAGGGAAGAACTTTCCACTTTGGCATAAATGGATTCCTTCACTGCTTTCTCAAGCCATCTCTCTTCCTTTCCAAAATGTGAACATTATTGTCCTCAAGAGtgtcctttttcttttaaatgaagtATATTGATGATTCTGGTTCTACGGTGTTGATTGTCCTATGCTGGGCCATCCGCTTACCTAAAAGCTGCTTGGTTTCTCCAATATAGAACTATGAACACTCATTGCATTGGACGGCATACACATTACTCTATGTTTTGATCTCTGATCTTTAGGGTAAACAAGCCTCTGTCTCAGTATGTTGTGGGTTTGAAGAACACAGGTATGTGGTGTTTTCCCAATaaattttatcttttctaatacaCTAGCCATATAAGGAATGACCTGTTGACTCTTATTCTCAGCTGTCTGCCATTCTTTCGTTGGATCCAGATGCTGATTTAATAAAGGCCCAATCTGATATCCAGAGGCCttaatgaatagaattttttattggctaagtgtgattggacacacaaggaatttgtcttggtgcatatgctctctgtgtacataaaagaaaagataagagctgTCCTGAGATGCccgttttctttcttttgggCAATTCCTGGACAtggggatgttttctgccctatgATAGTGTCCTGATGACTCCTAGCTTGTGTTGAAGTGGATGGTGGAAGTAAAACAGCAGTATTGGTCTCTGGGTGTGGGCTTCCTGTAGatctcttatttctaggttacCACAGATCCTAATCAGAACTTCACAGTCTAGGGATGTGAGCTTATTGTCCTTGGTGTCTTCCCTGATGAACTTGATATTTGGACAGTGTTTATATGGTCTGTGAAGGCCTGTACTTCCTGGGCCTTGATTTTTTTTGTGCAGGTGTCATCCACATACTTGAACCAGTGGGTTGGTGCCATCCCCTGGAAGGAACTGAGTGCTTTCTTCTTCACTTCTTCCATGTATAGGTTGGCAACAATGTATAGGTTGGCAACAATACAGCTCAGCCATATTTCTATCTGTAGAAGTCACCTCTGAAGGTGAAATAAGTGGTATTCAGACACAGGTCCAGGGACATATATGGGGTCCCCTTAACCAACTTgctcagactgaagaagctacttggataagcagcaaaacGTTTTGAACCAACAAGTACAATTCACTTTGCAATCAactctacctggatgactgaaacttTTTTCATATGAAACAGGAAGATATTCTTTAAAAATTGTCAGCAAGGAATTTTCATGCCGTACTTATTGAGGTATGAGAATGAACACTATTCCATTATTTAATCTTGTTTTGCGAATTTATATCTAAATGATTCAAACAGAACTACATTCTAGAAGCACCCTTCAAGTATGGCATATACCAAATGTCCAAGAATGTATAAGTTTTTCAGTTTTTATTCACTATTACTCTGAGCAAGTGAAACCAAAGAAATTCCACAAAGTCTATATTACTTtgaattaaaagacaaaatataACACTAACTAGCAAAAGAGGGTACTCGATAAATAGCTGGCCAAAGCAGAATACATTTTAATACTATACTGGGAGTGCCAGGTGCTTTTTGCACTTTTCAGATTATCAAAATAACATGTtggaaggcaaaaataaaaaatgtctgaGGCACTGTAGCTATTTTCAAACTTCAGGACAATTTCACCATTAAAGGTTCCAatagcaaactttttaaaaataatgcatgaaatatattttatttccattaaTGTGTCATCAAGAGTCTAGTTATTCACTATCCAAGAATGTTAAATCAGACACTCCAGTAATATATGCAGATTTTATTGTGATATAGTATAATTTTATCACCCAATTTTTCTCTGAACTATTGCTATATTGGGGAGATGTTGTCCATCTCAGTCTGACTTGAAGCATTTACATTATGCATTAAAAACAAGCCTTCAAATTAACATTTTCAAAACAGCTTTACCCTAGAATTGTAAATTATTCGGGTGGATagaatcattattttaaaagtctTTGCATATGTTAATTAGTAATGTCTTAAGTTAAGTCAGGTCTGTGGAGCACAGTACTCCTTTAATGGAAGTCCAGCCTGAAGAAAGAAGCGCAGTCTCCACAATGGGGCAATGAATATACTCAATATAGATGTTTTATCTTTGCAACAATCCATGTGCTTCAATTATAAAAGATTACTTTGCACAAGCTAATCCACCGGGGAAATAATCCACACCTTCTAAACAATGCAGGCATTTCCATCCCATTTGTTTTGTTACTGCGAGAAGTGCAGCAAAGGATTCCCATTTTGACATGCCAGCTTCATTCAGGAGAGGAGGCTTCGCTGCAAATCTTCCACTTCCAACTCCCACATAGTCCTGTGCAGGGGATTGCCCGAAAGATCCGTCATCTTCACGGCTTGAAGGACAGGTTCTGGGATGCAACCCTGCACCAAGCCCATCACCATCACATACTTTCCAGGGCTGAGGCAAGGTTTTCCCTTAGGGACTCTCTCCACGCCGGAAACCACGAAAGAACCGCTCTCGTCTAGCAACCTCACAGTCGAACCATCCTGCTCTACGGCTAATACTTTGCCCTGCATCCAGACCAGAGACACAGCCAACGCCGGACGTCCGTATTCTTCCCGGTCCAACAACCACGAGCCGCCAGGGACTTGGCGGCACCGCTTCAGCTGCGCAGCCAGGACCTTCACCGGCGGCGACCGTAAGCAAGATTTCTCCATCATTACGCCAACCCCTTTCCCGCCAAATTTCAAGGAAACGCTGAGAATGATGGTTCTGAAGAGGCTTACGACTATTGTAATATCGCGAGAGTTACGCTGAGCCTCTATTTTCTgaacatggggaaaaaatgaattagaGTCACATAAAACTATTTGGTTCCTCAACAAGCCAATAACAGCTTTTGTTTGTTCTAGCCATGAACGAGTCTAACCTTTCCTAACTCTGTTTGCTTCACGGTCTTTTCACCCTCTACGGTTTGTCTATTGCTTCTCATCTCTGGCGTTTTCCAAGtaggtggacttcagttcccagaatcttcatttatttactgtactggctgtgggattctgggacttgaagtacaCACACCTGGGAatcgctaaggttgagaaataactCCGCGGCTTTGTCACTGAAGGCAATGTTGAGAAATGGTTCTGTCCAGATTTGCACCCACCCCCTTTTCTCAGTTTGGCATCATCCGAGGAAAAGTCAGGGCGGGGTAGCGAGGAAAAGGAAGCCCGAGGACTGTTGATAGCGTCGCCTAGCAACGGAAGACAGCATGGAGCCGAGTGCGGGGTGAGCAAAGTATAAAAAAGGGAAccaaaagccttttttaaaaaataaagagggtGCGAAAAAAAGGACTTACGTGGGAGTAGAGAGGTTTCCTCTGGAAAAGAGGAgtaagctaaaaaaaaatcatagttatTCATTGGGAAGTGGCATATGTAGGAAGCAGTTGTCGTTCTAAATGAAGGTTTCTAATCTCACGGTTTTAAATAAAATCTTGGAACAGATGCCAGTCATCTAAGCAGAAAATTTTTTTGCATGCATTTTTCAACTTCTAGATAGACATATTACTGCAAATTATCCTTGTTATATTTAGGAAACCTGAAATGTAGGGGAGTGGAcatttatattctctctctctctctctctctctctctctctttctttccacctttaaaaataactcaaagACAGTGCTGATGTCCAAGGTACCTTTCTCCTAttatccccacaataacaaccctctGAAgggggttgagctgagagagagtgactgacccaaagtcacccaattggctttcacggCAAAGGTGgctctagaactcacagtctcacaGTTTCTAGCCCGGTGCCTTAACCCCTGGACCGAACTGGCTGTTTCTTTTGGAAAGAAAGTGAAGAAAATGAGTTCTATATAAATAATGCATAAGATTTCTGTGCATTTTCATGCTCTCATTCAAGATGAAAAAAAATTCCAGCATGACAAATTGTTCTTCCTCTCACTTCAAATTTGTCTTGATTAAGAAAGGATTACGAGCATGCCGGCCTTCTAGAGAAATATAGGTGCCCTCCTTCTCATTTTAAtcagtttattttaataatttatcctGGTACCATATTTCTTTGAGGTTTTAGCACCCCAGTTTTCTTCCCAAAGTTTTAACCCTATTTTAATTTGTGGCTCTTCTATTATTTAAAGAAAGCTTTTATCCTGTTCCTTATAACCTAAACATGTTCATACATTCTCCATTCTCTCTTCTCAAATCTCAGGAAGTTATATTGTTTTATCCCATACGTTTATTACTATTCCCAGTTTCGATATCCTTTTTCTCACCTGCTTCTTTGGATATAGTATTGTTGTTCCTTCAGTTTGTTCTAATCAACCAACTTTCACTTGTGTTAAATTTGTCATATCAGTCAGTTCTTTACACGTCTTAGTTTGAAATTATCcttgttatattaattttatgtttGATACATTGGCATGATTTCTCTTTCCTATGTGAACAATTTAAATGTCTGCTTGAATTggtattaaataatttattttctttacatttaaatGAAGTGATGAATCGGAGAGTAGACAAatttcagaagaagaaaataaagaagataagAAAGAAGATAAGAAAGAAGATGCAGAAGATAAAGGGGTAAGGTTATCAGTGTGAAAATtttgagaaaatgaaaataaaatgcagattaaatcaGAAGTTTTCAATACATGCAGTACATGTTTAAATtggggaaaagaaagcaaaatatatggttatttattttaggaaAGCAAGGTGAGATACATACCACATACCTTCTAAGAATCAATCTCACTTTGTTTTGGGTGGAAGAGATATTCTTGTGCTTCTTCTAGGAGAACTAGCTGAGGACTTTAGGTTTCAGTGAAATTTCCTCACAGAATTTAGGAATGCTCTTCTCATAACATGAAACAGGAATAATTCTTGTGGTTAATAAAGATTTGCATGCCAAAGGCCCTAACATAGGTTGGGGTAAgtaggaagatttttttaaaaaactgggttGAAAAGAGACTCAGTTGGATTGTTCACTTTGGTTTTTGTGAGCCTGCAGGACTTCAAATGAGGCAATCTATTTTTTAATCCTTCATCTTCAAGCTACAAGTAGAACATTCTTATAGAATGATTCTGTGCTGTGATGTGTTATACAGAAACCTGCTGAGCAGTTCCAAGAGTATACAAATGTCAAGGAACATATAACATTTATTGTTATATTTCTTCTCATACTGGTTGTTCTTCCCATCTTTACAACAAACAAATTCCCAGCCCCCCATTATAAGCAAAAGAAGAGTTGAATGTATAACAATGTCAGCAGGGCTGATTCTGTGCTGATTTGGGTAAATGTGATTGAGCCAAAGAAGTTTAGAATTTCATTGAAAAGCATAAATATACTATTTGGTCATTGGTTGCATTATATCCTGTTGCTATCTAATCCTTCCTGACTATGAATGCAGCACTGTTCTTTCTTAGTTTTTTACATCCTGTGTATGAGACAGCACAATCTTCTGATTGAAAGTGTTCAGTCCTTGTCCATTTCAGTCTGCTCATGCCTAAAATGTCACTAAATTCttgattcatttttctttgtGTTGAGTTTTCCCATGTTCATGAAGCTTACATTCTGTGTTCACATTATAAATCTTTCTTTGCAGTTTTGAATATTCCTGTTAGCAATGTCAACAACTATATATTCTGAAAGTTATAATCTAGCTGTTACAAACACCACTAGCATTCTGAAAGATCCTTAGCTTTTCCTTGGCAGCATCCAAGTGCCATTCAACCTCTTAAAGTGTCCCTCATCCAGCATTACATGACcagttttcttgaaaaaaattcaTCCATGCAGTTGTTTTAGAAAAATACAGGACTTTTCCCATGTAGTATCAAACTACTCTATGCATTTTCCATTGTCCCTAAAGTGCTAATCCATCTCCAGAATCTTCCTATTTTGTTGCTGCTTTTAGCTAGACAGCTGGAATGTCCTTCACCCTTTGGGTTATTCTGctgggaatgtgtgtgtgtgtgtgtgtgtgtgtgtgtgtgtgtgtttacttcCAGCATTCTTTGCTCTTCCCTCCCAGGAATATTGCTTTGGAATATTGCTTTGCCATATTGAGGCAGCATAAGAGGACTTGAGTGAGATTCCAATTATAGACAATGGAAAATAAGATTGTGCTAGAAGTCAACAGAACAAAATACAAAACTTAACTTTTAGTTTGTTTCACTTATTGTAGCCAGAAGACAAAAATGCAACAGAGGAAGGAGCAGCTACTACTCCCTTGATAACCACAGAAGAAGCAAGAGGAGTTCCTCCTACACTGGCTATGGAAGAGGGAACAATTAGTGGCGTGGAGGCCactgaggaaggagagggaagtgcTGCCATGATAACCAAAGAGGAAGCAACAAAAGATAGTCTCAttgtggccaaagaaaaaataacaGGCAGTGTATCCATGGTATCCATAGAAGGAAGGGCAAAGAGTGCTCTTATAACAACCTCTGAGGAGAAATTCTCAGGACCGACGGATATGTCAAGTATGTCATTGGTAAGCATTTCTGAGCAAATGGGACCATCTCTCATCCAGCTAACTGATGCTTCTTGCAGAATGTAGGAAtttaatatttctctctctctctctctctctctctctctctctctctctctctctctctctctctttctctgtattgACTGTTTGATTCAGTCTTCTTAAGGCAGCTGTGCTAGAGCAGGCAACAAGAAAGCCTAAAGTTTCATTAGGTTCACAATTTAGCCTTATTGTATCTCAGAAAACCTGCCTGAAACAACAAGGAGGAAACATGGTCTCAGATTAACCAAGGGagcaaataaaatgcaaataaatattaagaaaaataatgtttaaaccGATTTAAATGACGCTAATATATAG
This genomic window from Ahaetulla prasina isolate Xishuangbanna chromosome 2, ASM2864084v1, whole genome shotgun sequence contains:
- the RMI2 gene encoding recQ-mediated genome instability protein 2 isoform X1, which translates into the protein MRAGRMGWICRSCKHPDIHQTEKIEAQRNSRDITIVVSLFRTIILSVSLKFGGKGVGVMMEKSCLRSPPVKVLAAQLKRCRQVPGGSWLLDREEYGRPALAVSLVWMQGKVLAVEQDGSTVRLLDESGSFVVSGVERVPKGKPCLSPGKYVMVMGLVQGCIPEPVLQAVKMTDLSGNPLHRTMWELEVEDLQRSLLS
- the RMI2 gene encoding recQ-mediated genome instability protein 2 isoform X2 — encoded protein: MMEKSCLRSPPVKVLAAQLKRCRQVPGGSWLLDREEYGRPALAVSLVWMQGKVLAVEQDGSTVRLLDESGSFVVSGVERVPKGKPCLSPGKYVMVMGLVQGCIPEPVLQAVKMTDLSGNPLHRTMWELEVEDLQRSLLS